The following coding sequences are from one Shewanella eurypsychrophilus window:
- a CDS encoding DUF4250 domain-containing protein, which translates to MSLNLEGLSAEVLLGIANEHLRHNCKDKAALFYDLDICSEHLEKTLNEAGFSYDAKSNQYRDMK; encoded by the coding sequence ATGTCACTTAACTTAGAAGGCTTATCTGCCGAAGTTTTACTCGGCATAGCTAACGAACATTTAAGGCACAACTGTAAAGATAAAGCGGCGTTGTTTTACGATCTGGATATCTGCAGTGAGCATCTAGAGAAAACCCTCAATGAGGCCGGGTTTAGCTATGATGCTAAGAGCAATCAATATCGAGATATGAAATAG
- the purF gene encoding amidophosphoribosyltransferase — MCGIVGIVGRSSVNQPIYDALTVLQHRGQDAAGIVTVDGNAFRLRKANGLVKDVFEVKHMQRLQGNIGIGHVRYPTAGSSSASEAQPFYVNSPFGISLAHNGNLTNTVELHERLLKQRRHVNTTSDSEVLLNLLADELQQCKNQNLSADEVFDAVASVHALTRGAYAVVALIIGQGMVAFRDPFGIRPLVLGKQETEQGIEYMVASESVALDAVGFELMRDVAPGEAVFITSDGELYTRQCAKSPSYAPCLFEFVYFARPDSTIDKVSVYGSRVNMGAKLGEKIKREWEDHDIDVIIPIPETSCDTALEIARHLELPYRQGFVKNRYIGRTFIMPGQQERKKSVRRKLNAIGVEFKGKNVLLVDDSVVRGTTSEQIIEMAREAGANKVYFASAAPEIRFPNVYGIDMPTASELIAHGRDVDEISKMIGADGMIFQDLEDLVDAVRMENPEIKSFETSVFDGNYITNDVDQDYLDHITQLRNDDAKANRSKDIGTNLEMHNVCHP; from the coding sequence ATGTGTGGTATCGTCGGAATAGTTGGCCGGTCATCGGTTAATCAGCCTATCTATGATGCATTAACTGTACTTCAGCATCGCGGACAAGATGCTGCTGGTATCGTGACTGTTGATGGTAATGCGTTTAGATTACGTAAAGCCAATGGTCTGGTAAAAGACGTATTTGAAGTTAAACATATGCAACGCCTGCAAGGGAACATTGGCATTGGCCATGTTCGTTACCCTACCGCAGGTAGTTCAAGTGCATCTGAAGCTCAACCTTTCTACGTTAACTCTCCATTTGGTATCTCATTAGCCCATAACGGCAATTTGACCAATACCGTAGAGTTACACGAGCGTTTGCTGAAGCAGCGTCGTCATGTGAACACAACCTCTGATTCTGAAGTGTTGTTAAACCTGCTGGCTGATGAGCTACAACAGTGTAAAAATCAAAACTTAAGTGCCGACGAAGTGTTCGATGCCGTGGCGAGTGTACACGCATTGACTCGTGGTGCGTACGCTGTGGTTGCCTTGATCATAGGTCAAGGTATGGTTGCTTTTCGCGACCCATTCGGAATTCGTCCTCTGGTTCTAGGTAAGCAAGAAACAGAGCAAGGCATCGAATATATGGTTGCTTCTGAGAGTGTTGCTCTTGATGCCGTCGGCTTCGAACTCATGCGTGATGTGGCTCCTGGTGAAGCGGTATTCATCACTTCAGACGGTGAGCTCTATACACGTCAGTGTGCTAAATCACCGAGCTATGCGCCGTGTCTGTTTGAGTTTGTTTACTTCGCACGTCCAGATTCGACCATAGATAAAGTGTCTGTGTACGGTAGCCGCGTTAACATGGGTGCTAAGCTAGGTGAGAAGATCAAGCGCGAGTGGGAAGATCATGATATTGATGTGATTATTCCAATCCCTGAAACCTCATGTGATACAGCACTTGAAATTGCCCGTCATCTTGAACTGCCATATCGCCAAGGATTCGTTAAGAACCGTTATATCGGTCGTACCTTTATCATGCCTGGCCAGCAGGAACGTAAGAAGTCTGTTCGCCGTAAGCTCAATGCGATAGGGGTTGAGTTTAAAGGTAAGAATGTACTGCTGGTTGATGATTCTGTGGTTCGTGGTACTACCTCTGAACAGATCATTGAGATGGCGCGTGAAGCCGGTGCTAACAAGGTGTATTTTGCCTCTGCAGCACCAGAAATACGCTTCCCTAACGTCTATGGTATCGATATGCCAACGGCGAGTGAGTTGATTGCTCATGGTCGTGATGTGGACGAGATCAGTAAGATGATTGGTGCCGATGGCATGATCTTCCAAGACCTTGAAGATCTGGTTGATGCGGTTCGTATGGAAAACCCAGAGATTAAGAGTTTCGAAACATCGGTTTTCGATGGTAACTACATCACTAATGATGTAGATCAGGATTATCTGGACCACATTACTCAGTTACGTAATGATGATGCTAAGGCCAACCGCAGCAAAGATATCGGCACAAACCTAGAGATGCATAACGTTTGTCATCCATAG
- a CDS encoding porin: MKKKVLALLVPALLAAGTAQAAEIYKDDTNSINMMGWLGFAALNDGSDTAVVDNFSRIGFRFDRQEKNGWRSFAHTEWGINMVTSDDSLTYEGGQLGAEKSSDFLFNRLGYVGLAHDKWGSLTFGKQWGAYYDVAYTTDVLNVFTGYSVGAYTFGDGGLTGAGRADSSFIYRNSFGGLDIALQYAAKQNGDVALFDKEGMALDDGSNISFDTSYGASLTYHFTDKFKVLAGFNRGDFEGSLAGVEVDDTNEIIGVGAQYGSFYQYAPNREADGLYVGVNAHQSKQNELVAGQLYDSTGAEFLVAYQYENGFVPSFLLSYQDLDTDESTAIKGQWTRQFAVLGLHYRYSNDTVMFAEAKLDFSEMDDKSFEALQDNSYAIGIRYFF, from the coding sequence ATGAAAAAGAAGGTATTAGCGCTATTGGTCCCAGCCTTGCTAGCTGCTGGAACAGCTCAGGCTGCTGAAATTTATAAAGATGACACTAACAGTATTAACATGATGGGTTGGCTGGGCTTTGCGGCACTTAATGATGGCTCTGATACCGCCGTCGTTGATAACTTCTCACGAATTGGCTTTAGGTTTGACCGTCAGGAGAAAAATGGTTGGCGCAGCTTTGCTCATACTGAGTGGGGCATCAATATGGTCACCAGTGATGACAGCCTCACTTATGAAGGCGGCCAGTTAGGCGCAGAGAAGAGCTCAGATTTTCTATTTAACCGTTTAGGTTATGTTGGGCTTGCACACGACAAGTGGGGAAGTCTAACTTTTGGTAAGCAGTGGGGGGCCTATTATGATGTTGCCTATACCACTGATGTACTCAATGTGTTTACGGGTTACTCAGTGGGTGCCTACACCTTCGGTGATGGTGGGCTAACAGGTGCTGGCCGCGCAGATTCATCGTTTATCTACCGTAACTCCTTTGGAGGTTTAGATATTGCACTGCAGTATGCAGCCAAGCAAAATGGCGATGTGGCTCTGTTTGACAAAGAGGGTATGGCGCTAGATGATGGTTCGAACATCAGTTTCGATACAAGCTATGGTGCAAGTTTAACCTATCACTTTACTGACAAATTTAAGGTGTTAGCGGGCTTTAACCGTGGTGATTTTGAAGGCAGTCTAGCGGGTGTTGAAGTTGATGATACTAATGAGATCATTGGCGTAGGTGCTCAGTACGGATCATTTTATCAATATGCACCTAACCGTGAAGCCGATGGACTCTATGTCGGTGTTAACGCACATCAAAGTAAGCAAAATGAGCTAGTTGCAGGCCAGTTATATGACTCTACTGGTGCAGAGTTCCTTGTGGCTTATCAATATGAGAATGGATTCGTACCGAGCTTTTTACTCTCATACCAAGATCTCGATACTGATGAGAGCACGGCCATAAAAGGGCAGTGGACCCGCCAATTTGCAGTGCTAGGCCTACACTACCGATACAGTAATGACACTGTGATGTTTGCTGAAGCTAAGCTAGATTTCAGTGAGATGGATGATAAGAGCTTTGAAGCGCTTCAAGATAACAGTTATGCGATAGGTATTCGGTACTTCTTCTAA
- a CDS encoding DNA topoisomerase III has product MILYIAEKPSLGRAIADVLPKPHKKGDGHIMAANGDCVSWCIGHLLEQAEPDSYDADYKSWKFEHLPIIPEKWKMKPKPKTRSQLTVLRGLVKKASRLVNAGDPDREGQLLVDEVIAHLGVKGEKLNSTQRLLISDLNPQAVKRALGQMRSNREFIPLSTSALARSRADWLYGMNMTRAYTLQGRKVGYQGVLSVGRVQTPLLGLVVRRDEEIANFVSKPFYEVLANLTTDQNESFKAKWHPSEACQPYMDEEGRVLAKGLAQNVVDRITEQPAEVTQVLAKDKQQNAPLPYSLSSLQIDAAKRYGLSAKEVLDTCQALYERHKLITYPRSDSRYLPVEQFSQAHQVIKAVVSGAAELIDRCDKPDPKIKSKAWNDSKVDAHHAIIPTEKTANLSSLNQREKQIYLQVARQYLGQFYPPYLYSETEVQILIQGGLFKTKAKQERALGWKQLLGRSSEKSVSKADSRDSNEEDELAKQSLPLLKKGQGLQSGQGELIEKNTQPPKHFTDATLLGAMTGINRYVIDPEIRKILKDTDGLGTEATRAGIIELLFKRTFLVRQGKSILATDVGSGLINSLPMSATTPDMTALWERNLDAISRKEARYANFMSPLEDSLKGLIAQAGAQLPTSLQGVKAPQSSFKKRRYTKKKSTKTTSKRA; this is encoded by the coding sequence ATGATCCTCTATATTGCTGAAAAACCATCACTTGGCCGTGCGATTGCCGACGTCTTGCCTAAGCCTCATAAAAAGGGTGATGGTCATATTATGGCTGCCAACGGTGATTGTGTATCCTGGTGTATTGGTCATCTGTTAGAGCAAGCTGAGCCTGATAGCTATGATGCGGACTATAAGTCATGGAAATTTGAGCATCTGCCTATTATTCCTGAAAAATGGAAAATGAAACCTAAACCTAAGACCCGCAGTCAGCTGACTGTGCTGAGAGGCCTAGTTAAAAAGGCGTCTCGGTTGGTCAACGCAGGCGACCCCGATAGAGAAGGGCAATTACTGGTCGATGAGGTGATTGCACATTTGGGCGTGAAGGGTGAAAAGCTCAATAGCACTCAGCGTTTACTGATCAGCGATCTCAATCCCCAAGCCGTTAAACGGGCACTCGGTCAGATGAGGAGTAACCGAGAGTTTATTCCGCTCTCTACATCGGCACTGGCTCGCTCACGAGCCGACTGGCTCTATGGTATGAATATGACCCGAGCCTATACGCTGCAGGGGCGTAAGGTAGGTTATCAGGGAGTGTTATCGGTAGGACGAGTGCAAACGCCTTTATTAGGCTTGGTGGTGCGCCGTGATGAAGAGATTGCCAATTTTGTCTCTAAGCCCTTTTATGAAGTGTTGGCCAATCTTACTACGGATCAAAACGAAAGCTTTAAAGCGAAATGGCACCCCAGCGAAGCCTGTCAGCCTTATATGGATGAAGAGGGCAGAGTGCTGGCGAAAGGCTTGGCACAAAATGTGGTTGACCGTATCACCGAACAGCCGGCAGAAGTGACCCAAGTGCTTGCCAAAGACAAGCAACAAAATGCCCCCTTACCTTATAGTTTATCTTCGCTGCAGATTGATGCGGCTAAGCGGTATGGCTTGAGTGCTAAAGAGGTGCTTGATACCTGTCAGGCTTTGTATGAAAGGCATAAACTGATCACGTATCCACGATCGGACAGTCGCTATTTGCCTGTGGAGCAGTTTTCTCAAGCGCATCAGGTGATTAAAGCCGTGGTTTCTGGGGCTGCAGAGCTGATAGACAGGTGTGATAAGCCAGATCCAAAAATTAAATCTAAGGCGTGGAATGACAGTAAAGTCGATGCGCACCACGCGATTATTCCTACTGAGAAAACCGCAAATTTATCCAGTCTTAATCAGCGTGAAAAACAAATCTACCTGCAAGTCGCACGGCAATATCTTGGTCAGTTTTATCCTCCCTACCTGTACAGTGAAACAGAGGTACAGATATTAATCCAAGGTGGCTTGTTTAAGACCAAGGCCAAGCAGGAAAGAGCATTAGGTTGGAAACAGCTTCTTGGCCGAAGCAGTGAAAAGTCTGTTTCAAAAGCAGACTCAAGAGATAGCAATGAAGAGGACGAACTCGCCAAACAGAGCTTGCCTCTGCTCAAGAAAGGTCAAGGATTGCAGTCAGGACAAGGAGAGTTGATAGAGAAAAACACCCAGCCACCTAAACATTTCACCGATGCAACCTTGCTCGGCGCAATGACAGGTATCAATCGTTATGTCATAGATCCTGAGATCCGCAAAATCTTGAAAGATACAGATGGTCTTGGCACTGAGGCGACGCGTGCTGGGATTATCGAATTACTGTTTAAACGCACGTTTTTAGTCCGGCAGGGTAAGTCTATTTTGGCTACAGATGTAGGTTCTGGGCTAATCAATAGCCTGCCGATGAGCGCCACCACGCCTGATATGACCGCATTGTGGGAGAGAAATCTCGATGCGATCAGTCGTAAAGAGGCGAGATATGCCAATTTCATGAGCCCGCTAGAGGACTCGCTCAAGGGGTTGATAGCTCAAGCAGGGGCTCAACTGCCGACCTCTTTGCAAGGGGTTAAAGCACCGCAGTCTAGTTTTAAAAAACGGCGCTACACCAAGAAGAAAAGTACCAAAACGACAAGCAAAAGAGCCTAG
- a CDS encoding CvpA family protein, translated as MVWIDYAIITVIGVSTLISLLRGFAKEAMSLVVWFAAFFVASQFYQDLAVYLTQMQDEMLRNGVAVAILFVATLILGALINYLIGQLVEKTGLSGTDRVLGLCFGALRGALIVSALLFFMDAFTGAPNTDWWQSSQLVPEFGVVIQWFFDYIENTSSFVPKI; from the coding sequence ATGGTTTGGATCGATTACGCCATTATCACTGTTATCGGAGTCTCGACTCTCATCAGTCTACTTCGAGGTTTCGCCAAAGAAGCCATGTCTTTAGTCGTCTGGTTTGCGGCTTTTTTTGTTGCGAGTCAGTTTTATCAAGACCTCGCCGTTTATCTCACCCAAATGCAAGACGAAATGCTCCGTAATGGCGTCGCTGTTGCTATTCTTTTTGTTGCAACACTCATCCTTGGGGCACTCATTAATTATCTTATTGGTCAACTGGTCGAAAAAACCGGTTTATCTGGCACAGACCGAGTGCTTGGTTTGTGTTTTGGCGCGCTAAGAGGCGCCTTAATCGTCAGTGCGTTACTGTTTTTCATGGATGCGTTTACGGGCGCACCCAATACGGATTGGTGGCAGAGTTCACAACTCGTGCCCGAATTCGGCGTTGTTATCCAGTGGTTTTTTGACTACATAGAAAACACGTCAAGCTTTGTACCCAAAATATAA
- a CDS encoding ATP-binding protein: MLLSIKQFWTKSITRQLILGMALTHACLMTIFVFDLVHRQQTFMVSQSQKQAIGLSNTLAANGVSWVLANDVVGIEEIIASQSDFPGLTYAILLDMNNRVIGFTNREKVGQYLDDPISLSLLDSPSVSKILVDNHQFIDVASPIIFNEQQIGWARVGIDRKEITNNLKLVTRNGLLYTLLAISVGVIFAYLMGRGLTQAIRTLVESTNLVERGESDVEFTLERSDELGQLSKYLDKTVKTLAMNEVSLKQNQRILESQVRDRTFKLEQANIELTAYSQRVKDEKDKLDQAYHQLKALQQQLIESEKLSALGSLVAGIAHEVNTPLGVGYTGISVLQEQLDILHKHIVDETLTAEDITEFLEHSNEIVSLISKNMQRATQLIKSFKQIAVVQTSAAHYEFSLKEIVDDCVLSLNNKLKQKSIKIDIDIDEQLRIDSEPGPFAQVISNFVMNSVIHGFEGLNTGVILIHASLTETELTIAYSDDGKGMSNENVKKVYEPFFTTKMGSGGSGLGMHVVYNIITQRFNGQINCKSTLGEGVSYNIIIPISAL, from the coding sequence ATGCTTTTATCAATTAAACAGTTCTGGACCAAATCAATTACCAGGCAGCTGATTTTAGGCATGGCATTGACCCATGCCTGTTTGATGACGATTTTTGTGTTTGATTTAGTCCATCGCCAACAAACGTTTATGGTATCTCAGAGTCAAAAGCAGGCTATTGGCTTAAGTAACACTTTAGCAGCCAATGGTGTCTCCTGGGTGCTTGCTAATGATGTTGTGGGTATTGAGGAGATCATTGCATCTCAATCTGACTTTCCCGGACTCACTTACGCTATCTTGCTAGATATGAATAACCGGGTTATTGGGTTTACCAACAGAGAGAAAGTGGGTCAATACTTAGATGATCCTATCAGCTTATCGCTGCTAGATTCCCCATCAGTGAGTAAGATACTTGTTGATAATCATCAGTTTATCGATGTGGCTTCTCCCATTATTTTCAATGAGCAGCAGATAGGTTGGGCTAGAGTAGGCATCGACAGAAAAGAGATAACTAACAACCTAAAATTAGTGACTAGAAATGGACTGTTATACACGCTATTAGCGATATCGGTTGGGGTTATTTTTGCCTATCTAATGGGAAGAGGGTTAACACAAGCTATACGCACTTTAGTTGAGTCAACCAATCTAGTAGAGCGTGGTGAGAGTGATGTGGAGTTTACGCTTGAGAGATCAGATGAATTGGGCCAACTGAGTAAGTATCTAGATAAAACGGTAAAAACCTTAGCGATGAATGAGGTGAGTCTTAAGCAGAATCAGCGCATTCTCGAGTCTCAAGTTAGGGATCGTACGTTTAAATTAGAGCAAGCCAATATAGAACTAACGGCGTACAGCCAAAGGGTCAAAGATGAGAAAGATAAGTTAGATCAAGCTTACCATCAGCTGAAAGCGCTTCAGCAGCAGTTGATAGAATCTGAAAAGTTATCTGCATTAGGCTCATTGGTTGCAGGTATTGCCCATGAGGTGAATACTCCCTTAGGTGTTGGCTATACTGGCATATCAGTGCTGCAAGAACAGCTTGATATTTTACATAAGCATATAGTCGATGAGACGCTAACAGCGGAAGATATTACCGAGTTCCTCGAGCACTCTAATGAAATTGTAAGCCTTATCTCTAAAAATATGCAGCGAGCCACACAGCTAATTAAGAGCTTTAAGCAGATTGCTGTGGTACAGACTTCAGCAGCACATTATGAGTTTTCATTGAAGGAGATTGTTGATGATTGCGTGCTAAGTTTGAATAACAAGCTTAAGCAAAAATCGATTAAGATAGACATTGATATCGATGAACAACTACGCATTGACTCTGAACCTGGACCCTTTGCTCAGGTGATCAGCAACTTTGTGATGAACTCGGTGATACATGGCTTTGAGGGGCTCAACACTGGTGTGATCTTGATTCATGCCTCGCTGACTGAGACTGAGCTTACTATCGCCTACAGTGATGATGGTAAAGGGATGAGCAACGAAAATGTCAAGAAGGTCTATGAGCCCTTTTTCACCACAAAAATGGGTAGTGGCGGCAGTGGTCTCGGGATGCACGTGGTTTATAACATTATTACCCAAAGATTTAATGGGCAGATAAATTGCAAAAGTACCCTAGGTGAGGGAGTGTCGTATAACATTATCATTCCTATCTCTGCGCTTTAA
- a CDS encoding M14 family metallopeptidase: MVQQSSYSIGLTGQAWGESEKAQWLKAQTIKRSYQQEVAAKIAPLAEDFQVVQYGALSYNPNEYPLFVVKSKQWSEDKPTVLVTGGVHGYETSGVQGAIRFLQTKAKEYLDRFNILVAPCVSPWGYETINRWNPNAVDPNRSFYPESPAEESAALMTYIADLGIEITAHIDLHETTDTDNSEFRPALAARDAVEHSNWNIPDGFYLVGNTELPVNDFQTAIISSVEKVTHIAPADDSGKLIGVQLAQFGVINYATKALGLCIGFSDSVYATTTEVYPDSPKVDDENCILAQVAAITGGLDYILPLA, translated from the coding sequence ATGGTTCAACAAAGCAGTTATTCAATTGGCTTAACTGGCCAAGCATGGGGCGAGTCTGAAAAAGCACAATGGCTGAAAGCACAAACGATCAAACGTTCTTATCAGCAAGAGGTAGCGGCTAAAATTGCGCCACTGGCTGAAGACTTTCAAGTCGTTCAATATGGCGCGTTGTCTTACAATCCAAACGAATATCCCTTATTTGTGGTTAAGTCAAAGCAATGGAGTGAAGATAAGCCCACAGTACTAGTCACTGGTGGCGTGCATGGTTATGAAACAAGTGGCGTGCAGGGTGCGATACGCTTCTTGCAAACCAAGGCTAAGGAGTATCTGGACCGATTTAATATTCTGGTTGCCCCGTGTGTGAGTCCTTGGGGATATGAAACTATCAATCGCTGGAATCCAAATGCCGTCGATCCAAATCGCTCATTTTATCCAGAAAGCCCAGCTGAAGAGTCAGCGGCTTTAATGACCTATATCGCAGATTTAGGCATTGAGATCACTGCGCATATCGATCTACACGAAACCACAGATACCGATAATTCCGAGTTCAGGCCTGCATTAGCCGCCAGAGACGCGGTTGAGCACAGCAATTGGAATATTCCTGATGGTTTTTATCTGGTCGGTAATACCGAATTGCCAGTCAATGATTTTCAAACTGCCATTATTAGCTCAGTGGAAAAAGTCACCCATATTGCGCCGGCGGATGACTCGGGTAAGTTAATTGGAGTGCAATTAGCGCAATTTGGCGTGATTAACTATGCGACTAAGGCGTTAGGCTTATGCATTGGATTCAGCGATAGCGTTTATGCGACAACCACAGAAGTGTATCCTGATAGCCCTAAAGTGGATGATGAAAACTGTATTTTAGCGCAAGTAGCTGCCATAACTGGTGGATTAGATTATATTCTGCCGCTTGCTTAA
- a CDS encoding LysR family transcriptional regulator, with amino-acid sequence MLNPSWLHTFKTLIDTGHFTQTADRLYMTQPGVSQHIKKLEQACGHSLINRDKKSFELTEQGRQVYDFALRLASNEAELFERLRFDDPYSGLCKMSCSGALALQIYPKLLKLQAQHKALITHLEAAPNGKILNDIQNGITDLGIVTQAPKSSQFHSVNIGNEPLCLILPREYQDKQVTAESLKACGVVKHPDAKHYLSLYFDLCGDSELSKLNIDELPTATYVNQLSQILLPISVGIGFTVLPKSALDNFAHKEQLFIHRPCKIVNEPLFLVYKRNRQLAARYKTIREALFDDLNSKNQNRF; translated from the coding sequence ATGTTGAACCCTAGCTGGCTACACACCTTTAAGACATTGATCGACACTGGGCATTTTACCCAAACTGCCGATAGGCTTTACATGACCCAGCCAGGTGTCAGTCAGCATATAAAGAAACTTGAGCAAGCCTGCGGCCATTCTCTGATAAATCGTGACAAAAAAAGCTTTGAACTCACGGAGCAAGGACGACAAGTATATGATTTTGCCTTGCGCCTAGCGAGTAATGAAGCTGAGCTATTTGAACGTTTACGTTTCGATGATCCCTATTCTGGCTTATGTAAAATGTCTTGCTCCGGTGCCTTAGCCTTACAGATCTACCCAAAACTACTCAAGTTACAGGCTCAACATAAAGCGCTTATCACTCATCTAGAAGCAGCGCCTAATGGCAAGATACTCAATGATATACAAAATGGGATCACTGATTTAGGCATAGTAACCCAAGCACCTAAATCCAGTCAGTTTCATTCAGTAAATATTGGTAATGAACCTCTGTGCCTAATTTTGCCTAGAGAATATCAAGATAAACAAGTCACAGCAGAATCACTCAAAGCATGTGGTGTGGTTAAGCACCCGGATGCAAAGCATTATCTGTCACTGTATTTTGATCTTTGTGGCGACAGTGAATTATCAAAGCTTAATATCGATGAATTGCCAACCGCCACCTATGTCAACCAGCTAAGCCAGATATTGCTGCCTATCTCTGTTGGAATTGGGTTCACCGTGTTACCCAAGAGTGCATTGGATAACTTTGCTCATAAGGAGCAACTGTTTATTCATCGCCCCTGTAAAATAGTCAACGAACCGTTATTTTTAGTATATAAACGCAATCGACAGCTGGCAGCAAGATACAAAACAATCCGTGAAGCCTTATTTGATGATTTAAATAGTAAAAATCAAAATAGATTCTAG
- a CDS encoding phosphate/phosphite/phosphonate ABC transporter substrate-binding protein: MLNKFIVSLMAGICLLSCERQQDRQYQLHFSDTSVVEQVSYIFGIHPLHNPQRLFEIFNPYIQYLSDNIEGVSFTLEASRNYAAFDEKLYSGKFDFALPNPFQTFNAMSKGYRVFAKMGDDENFKGIILTRKDSGIDKVTDLKGKAVSYPAPTALAATMMPQYYLQTHGVDVMLDLDNRYVGSQESSIMNVYLKQTAAASTWPLPWIALSKERPELALELEVKWSTPPLINNGLVVKDEIPNKIVEQVANLTAELHLHPEGMVMLEAMALSRFELASNEDYQVVDQFLIKFSEQVRPIN, from the coding sequence ATGCTAAACAAGTTTATAGTCAGTCTTATGGCTGGTATCTGTTTACTCTCCTGTGAACGGCAACAAGATAGGCAGTACCAATTGCATTTTTCTGATACTTCAGTGGTTGAACAGGTCAGCTATATTTTTGGTATTCACCCTTTGCATAATCCCCAACGTCTGTTTGAGATATTCAATCCCTATATACAGTACCTGTCAGATAACATTGAGGGGGTCAGTTTTACGCTTGAAGCCTCACGTAACTACGCTGCATTCGATGAAAAACTCTACTCAGGTAAGTTTGATTTTGCACTGCCCAACCCCTTCCAAACGTTTAATGCCATGAGTAAAGGTTATCGAGTCTTTGCCAAGATGGGCGATGATGAAAATTTCAAAGGGATCATCTTAACGCGCAAGGACAGTGGCATCGACAAGGTTACTGATCTTAAAGGCAAGGCGGTAAGTTACCCTGCACCGACAGCATTAGCGGCGACGATGATGCCTCAATACTACTTACAAACTCATGGTGTTGACGTGATGTTAGATCTGGATAATCGCTATGTGGGATCGCAAGAGTCCTCAATCATGAATGTGTACCTAAAACAAACAGCGGCAGCTTCTACTTGGCCACTTCCGTGGATTGCGCTGTCTAAAGAGCGGCCAGAGTTAGCCCTGGAGTTAGAGGTGAAGTGGTCGACGCCACCTCTGATAAATAATGGCCTAGTCGTTAAAGATGAGATCCCTAACAAGATTGTTGAGCAGGTAGCTAACTTAACTGCTGAGCTTCACCTTCATCCTGAAGGAATGGTCATGCTTGAGGCGATGGCGTTAAGCCGCTTTGAACTGGCCTCCAATGAGGATTACCAGGTTGTTGATCAGTTTCTAATCAAATTTAGTGAGCAGGTAAGGCCAATAAATTGA